One segment of Primulina tabacum isolate GXHZ01 chromosome 6, ASM2559414v2, whole genome shotgun sequence DNA contains the following:
- the LOC142549508 gene encoding putative ADP-ribosylation factor GTPase-activating protein AGD14 isoform X7, with protein sequence MKFSRESTWFEFFVLSCGLEVLKMSTKREEEKNEKIIRGLMKLPPNRRCINCNSLGPQYVCTNFWTFVCTTCSGIHREFTHRVKSVSMAKFTSQEVEALQNGGNQRARELFLKAWDPQRQRLPDNSNVDKVREFIKNVYVQKKYTLEKPSDKPPKDPQSLRNHEDDTRRASSYHSYSQSPPYDFQYEERRYGKHAPALTRKPGSDRGLYEGKLSGFLSPSRFSDHTSDDRFANEGSNPRASDYSISSGGDPFKSDALLPRSQREIESPSGEISREIPKHHAAIPNSDASNRNAGGISLHPQRTVSLGSIGSYDINSMSFKSGNSTGSLEVAFESEKVEIFHDNTSISPHPLQSSVSGNFNNVDLFGAPFAPQIVASPAPTVSNSQKQESTSAKFTDFFQRFPASVPIADEPKPSQVLQPSAGNLFAVPPEQKSAPSFNSTTSDVVMPNNEGWATFDRPQNILPMSTGNSTAAALPPSDGTLRERLNPFSLVQNSSVQEFVNHEPSVVGPTFWSEGAEGNPNITHIWNAFEDPARLLPLHSMAKSGEHAVGHHALDIDKPLGFGVYEAGVHPLATDTKPTNPFDLPYDSEIESGSTFWGMGCLQAALPNDPMPTSYVGGVSPSWLPQNSGASYVLGGVSFDSPSGSLGFMAGQTPSTQIPTVPAQGPVASIGSNPFA encoded by the exons atgaagTTTTCGAGGGAGAGTACTTGGTTTGAATTCTTCGTTTTGAGTTGCGGATTGGAGGTTTTGAAAATGAGTACCAAGAGAGAAGAGGAAAAGAATGAAAAGATTATTAGGGGTCTGATGAAGCTCCCTCCGAATCGCCGATGCATTAATTGTAACAGCTtg GGTCCTCAATATGTGTGCACAAACTTCTGGACTTTTGTTTGTACGACATGCAGTGGAATACA TCGTGAGTTTACTCATCGTGTCAAGTCTGTTTCGATGGCTAAGTTTACTTCTCAGGAAGTGGAGGCTCTTCAAAATGGTGGTAATCAG CGTGCAAGGGAATTGTTTCTGAAGGCATGGGATCCACAGAGGCAGAGACTTCCAGATAATAG CAATGTTGATAAAGTTCGTGAGTTTATAAAGAATGTTTATGTCCAAAAAAAGTATACTCTGGAAAAGCCATCTGATAAGCCTCCTAAAGATCCACAG AGTTTAAGAAACCATGAAGATGACACAAGGCGTGCAAGTTCGTATCATTCGTATTCCCAAAGTCCACCGTATGATTTTCAATATGAAGAACGGCGTTATGGGAAACATGCACCTGCTCTCACTAGAAAGCCCGGGTCAGATCGAGGCCTTTATGAGGGAAAACTCTCTGGTTTCCTTAGTCCTAGTCGTTTTAGTGATCACACAAGCGATGATAGGTTTGCAAATGAGGGTTCTAATCCCAGAGCTTCTGACTATTCTATTTCTAGTGGAGGTGATCCATTCAAATCTGATGCATTATTACCGAGATCTCAGCGAGAAATTGAGAGTCCAAGTGGTGAAATCTCAAGAGAAATCCCAAAGCATCATGCAGCTATACCTAATTCAGATGCTAGTAACAGAAATGCTGGAGGAATATCATTGCATCCACAG aGGACAGTATCTTTGGGAAGCATTGGATCGTATGATATCAATTCCATGTCTTTCAAATCAGGCAATTCCACAGGCTCGCTGGAAGTTGCTTTCGAATCCGAAAAAGTTGAAATTTTCCATGATAATACTTCAATCTCCCCACATCCATTGCAATCTTCCGTGTCTGGAAACTTCAACAATGTGGACCTGTTCGGTGCTCCCTTTGCACCGCAGATTGTTGCTTCTCCAGCCCCAACTGTTAGTAACTCTCAAAAGCAAGAGTCGACATCAGCTAAATTCACAGATTTCTTTCAACGTTTTCCTGCTTCAGTTCCAATTGCGGATGAGCCGAAACCATCGCAAGTCCTTCAACCATCAGCAGGAAACTTGTTTGCTGTGCCACCTGAGCAAAAATCAGCTCCATCTTTCAATTCAACAACTTCTGATGTGGTAATGCCAAATAATGAAGGATGGGCGACATTTGATAGACCTCAGAACATACTGCCTATGAGTACAGGAAATTCTACTGCTGCTGCATTGCCACCTTCTGATGGAACACTTCGAGAAAGGCTCAACCCTTTTTCACTTGTTCAGAATTCTTCCGTTCAAGAATTTGTCAATCATGAACCTTCGGTAGTGGGACCTACTTTTTGGTCAGAAGGTGCTGAAGGAAACCCAAATATAACACAT ATATGGAATGCATTTGAAGATCCTGCCAGACTTCTGCCACTCCACAGCATGGCAAAAAGTGGCGAACATGCTGTTGGCCATCATGCTTTGGACATTGATAAGCCCCTTGGCTTTGGTGTATATGAG GCTGGAGTGCATCCACTTGCAACTGATACGAAGCCTACCAATCCATTTGATCTTCCATATGATTCTGAAATCGAATCTGGCAGTACG TTTTGGGGAATGGGCTGTTTGCAGGCTGCATTGCCAAATGACCCGATGCCGACCTCCTATGTTGGTGGTGTGAGTCCATCCTGGCTTCCCCAAAATTCAGGTGCATCCTATGTCCTTGGTGGAGTTTCATTTGATTCGCCAAGTG GGTCTTTGGGATTTATGGCAGGTCAAACGCCAAGCACTCAAATACC GACTGTCCCCGCTCAAGGCCCTGTAGCATCTATCGGAAGCAATCCTTTTGCATAG
- the LOC142549508 gene encoding putative ADP-ribosylation factor GTPase-activating protein AGD14 isoform X2 — protein sequence MKFSRESTWFEFFVLSCGLEVLKMSTKREEEKNEKIIRGLMKLPPNRRCINCNSLGPQYVCTNFWTFVCTTCSGIHREFTHRVKSVSMAKFTSQEVEALQNGGNQRARELFLKAWDPQRQRLPDNSNVDKVREFIKNVYVQKKYTLEKPSDKPPKDPQSLRNHEDDTRRASSYHSYSQSPPYDFQYEERRYGKHAPALTRKPGSDRGLYEGKLSGFLSPSRFSDHTSDDRFANEGSNPRASDYSISSGGDPFKSDALLPRSQREIESPSGEISREIPKHHAAIPNSDASNRNAGGISLHPQRTVSLGSIGSYDINSMSFKSGNSTGSLEVAFESEKVEIFHDNTSISPHPLQSSVSGNFNNVDLFGAPFAPQIVASPAPTVSNSQKQESTSAKFTDFFQRFPASVPIADEPKPSQVLQPSAGNLFAVPPEQKSAPSFNSTTSDVVMPNNEGWATFDRPQNILPMSTGNSTAAALPPSDGTLRERLNPFSLVQNSSVQEFVNHEPSVVGPTFWSEGAEGNPNITHIWNAFEDPARLLPLHSMAKSGEHAVGHHALDIDKPLGFGVYEALNNNGGNVRTSNGSELPSSSLSLHFNNMALHDSCMAPAVAGVHPLATDTKPTNPFDLPYDSEIESGSTFWGMGCLQAALPNDPMPTSYVGGVSPSWLPQNSGASYVLGGVSFDSPSGSLGFMAGQTPSTQIPTVPAQGPVASIGSNPFA from the exons atgaagTTTTCGAGGGAGAGTACTTGGTTTGAATTCTTCGTTTTGAGTTGCGGATTGGAGGTTTTGAAAATGAGTACCAAGAGAGAAGAGGAAAAGAATGAAAAGATTATTAGGGGTCTGATGAAGCTCCCTCCGAATCGCCGATGCATTAATTGTAACAGCTtg GGTCCTCAATATGTGTGCACAAACTTCTGGACTTTTGTTTGTACGACATGCAGTGGAATACA TCGTGAGTTTACTCATCGTGTCAAGTCTGTTTCGATGGCTAAGTTTACTTCTCAGGAAGTGGAGGCTCTTCAAAATGGTGGTAATCAG CGTGCAAGGGAATTGTTTCTGAAGGCATGGGATCCACAGAGGCAGAGACTTCCAGATAATAG CAATGTTGATAAAGTTCGTGAGTTTATAAAGAATGTTTATGTCCAAAAAAAGTATACTCTGGAAAAGCCATCTGATAAGCCTCCTAAAGATCCACAG AGTTTAAGAAACCATGAAGATGACACAAGGCGTGCAAGTTCGTATCATTCGTATTCCCAAAGTCCACCGTATGATTTTCAATATGAAGAACGGCGTTATGGGAAACATGCACCTGCTCTCACTAGAAAGCCCGGGTCAGATCGAGGCCTTTATGAGGGAAAACTCTCTGGTTTCCTTAGTCCTAGTCGTTTTAGTGATCACACAAGCGATGATAGGTTTGCAAATGAGGGTTCTAATCCCAGAGCTTCTGACTATTCTATTTCTAGTGGAGGTGATCCATTCAAATCTGATGCATTATTACCGAGATCTCAGCGAGAAATTGAGAGTCCAAGTGGTGAAATCTCAAGAGAAATCCCAAAGCATCATGCAGCTATACCTAATTCAGATGCTAGTAACAGAAATGCTGGAGGAATATCATTGCATCCACAG aGGACAGTATCTTTGGGAAGCATTGGATCGTATGATATCAATTCCATGTCTTTCAAATCAGGCAATTCCACAGGCTCGCTGGAAGTTGCTTTCGAATCCGAAAAAGTTGAAATTTTCCATGATAATACTTCAATCTCCCCACATCCATTGCAATCTTCCGTGTCTGGAAACTTCAACAATGTGGACCTGTTCGGTGCTCCCTTTGCACCGCAGATTGTTGCTTCTCCAGCCCCAACTGTTAGTAACTCTCAAAAGCAAGAGTCGACATCAGCTAAATTCACAGATTTCTTTCAACGTTTTCCTGCTTCAGTTCCAATTGCGGATGAGCCGAAACCATCGCAAGTCCTTCAACCATCAGCAGGAAACTTGTTTGCTGTGCCACCTGAGCAAAAATCAGCTCCATCTTTCAATTCAACAACTTCTGATGTGGTAATGCCAAATAATGAAGGATGGGCGACATTTGATAGACCTCAGAACATACTGCCTATGAGTACAGGAAATTCTACTGCTGCTGCATTGCCACCTTCTGATGGAACACTTCGAGAAAGGCTCAACCCTTTTTCACTTGTTCAGAATTCTTCCGTTCAAGAATTTGTCAATCATGAACCTTCGGTAGTGGGACCTACTTTTTGGTCAGAAGGTGCTGAAGGAAACCCAAATATAACACAT ATATGGAATGCATTTGAAGATCCTGCCAGACTTCTGCCACTCCACAGCATGGCAAAAAGTGGCGAACATGCTGTTGGCCATCATGCTTTGGACATTGATAAGCCCCTTGGCTTTGGTGTATATGAG GCTTTGAATAATAATGGTGGAAATGTAAGGACTTCTAATGGCAGCGAACTACCATCCTCTAGCTTATCATTACACTTTAATAATATGGCATTGCATGATTCCTGCATGGCTCCTGCAGTG GCTGGAGTGCATCCACTTGCAACTGATACGAAGCCTACCAATCCATTTGATCTTCCATATGATTCTGAAATCGAATCTGGCAGTACG TTTTGGGGAATGGGCTGTTTGCAGGCTGCATTGCCAAATGACCCGATGCCGACCTCCTATGTTGGTGGTGTGAGTCCATCCTGGCTTCCCCAAAATTCAGGTGCATCCTATGTCCTTGGTGGAGTTTCATTTGATTCGCCAAGTG GGTCTTTGGGATTTATGGCAGGTCAAACGCCAAGCACTCAAATACC GACTGTCCCCGCTCAAGGCCCTGTAGCATCTATCGGAAGCAATCCTTTTGCATAG